The Aliivibrio salmonicida LFI1238 genome contains the following window.
TGACCGTGATCAGGCCTATTGGACTATCAAATTGCGTATATACATTCATTTTATTATTCCTCTTCTTCACACGCTTCATCAAAACAACATTCATCTTGTAAAAAACCAATCACTGACGTCAGTTTCTCATATTCAGCCACACAAAAAAGGGTACGACCTTCACGGCGTTGTGAAATTAGCCCCGCAGACGCTAAACCGGACACATGATGAGACAACGTAGAACCCGGAATATCCAATTTCTCTTGAAGTCCGCCAACCGCAATACCTTTGTATCCTGCTCTCACCACACTTTTATAAATAGCCAAACGTGTAGGATGACCTAGCTCTTTCAATGCTTTAGCGACAATCTCGATGTCCATAGTTTGATCCTCTTTAAATTTAAAGGTAAGGAATTTGAATGTTGCTGAGTTAGCATTGGCCCGTCTAAAAAAGCCAATTTCACCATCGCTGTTTTTTTAAAAGGTATCGAAAATATAATTATCGGGGATTTTATAACTGTTTTAGCCCTATTTCATGAGTTTTAGATACACTTATCCTACAAACCTTATTATGCTGCCCTCAATTCTGACTGAACTATCGCATGGGTGACTAAATCATTGACCGAATTTCCGACTCGGAAATTCGTAAACACCAGACGACTTTCACATAAAATACATTCGTACGGATCTACTTTTACATATCCTTTTAACATTGCGGCATACCCTGGCATTTTCGGCTCAGCTTCTATTGTCATACCTAAAGCTGCATAAACTCTAGGCAGAGCTTCTCCACGACGACGCATTGATAAAAAACCGTAGTATCGGATCATCTTGAAATGTTTATCAGGATAGTGCTCTACTATCCGTCTTATCATCTCTTCTGGTGATAATGTTAGGCTGTCTGTTGTTCCTGTTCGATGGTCTAAATAATTAAACGTTATCATTCCGCCTTTGGCGTAATGACTTAAACGTGACGCTGAAATCGGGGGCCGTTTTAAATACCGACCAAGATAGTTCATCGTCGGTTTTACATTATTTGTCTTTTTAGCAAAATGAAGCTTCCAACGACGATTATATTGACTGCTTAAAAAGCGTGACCAATCCGTTTTATTACGGATATAGGGGCATTCTTCGCTTGATAAATCAAGCTCATAATAAGCCTTACCCAATAAACTGACGATAGCCGCTCTCCAACAAGGCTCTGTCGTTTTCATTTGGAAGTAAATGGGTTTCCATAAACCGGTACGTTCACAAATTCCCCCACGAGTGACCGATAAATGTAAGTGCGTATTCCAATTCAGTTTTCGACCGTAAGTATGAAGAGCACAAAAGATACCGACATCTATTCCTTTATCTTTTGCCCATCCCAGCAGAATGTTTGCAGCACATTTGAATAATTTATTTAACAGCCAACGGTTATGACGAAAGATAGGCCATAGCGTGTTTGGAAGGGTAAAGGTGATGTGTTGATATTCGCATTCAGGGAAGACATGTTGTTGCTTTTGTATCCATCGCTCTGTGGCTTTCATGCCACAGCTACTGCACGCTCGAGATTTACAGGTTTGGTGAATATATTTGATATGGGTACAGTCAGGGTTGCAACAATGATATTCGCGAGAGCCAAAAGCCGCTGTCCCACAGGACAGCATCTTTGTGACATTTTCAATCACGACCGCTCTTAGGTTAGCTTTGTTATTATGAAGAAATTTAAGCCAGTTATTTTGACTATTAAATAATTGTTTCAGGGGTTTATATGCGTGCATGGCGATAGGATAAACGATTTATTGGCAACAATGGAAGAGGTTGAGTCCTTTTGATTTGCGCCGTAGGCGCCTATTGTTCTCAGATCACGACAAAAAGGTTATTGGTGCGAGTTATTCAGCAAAAATCAAACGTGAAACGACACAGAACGCCCTACAAGACGCTTTTAATGAATTAGTGAGCCAATGTATCAAGCCAACACAAAAAGCCGTTGCTAATCTATCAGGTAAATCATTAAGAACAGTTGAACGCAATTGGTCAAAAATAGAAAAATAGCTTTTTTAGTTATCCACAATTTAATGTTTTTCAGGACTCAAATTGTTAATAATTTTACCCGTCATTAGGTGGTATCAGGTTATCCCCCGATAGGGTGTCTTGTTTTAGTGGGTTTAAGGATTGTTCATTTAGAGAGAATTATTCTCAAAGAGAGTGAGCGTTACAAAATCGTTCTATTCGTCCCTAATCTCTCCCGTATCGACAAACAAAGGTCAAAAGACGGTTTAGCAGGAAAAGAAATAAAAACCCTTTAAAATCGTCATATGAGGCTTTTATATCTAAAACTAATTATCACTATCAAAAAGGTATCACACGGTGCTATCAGGTTATCCCCGAAATATTGAGGTAAAATTATGATTGTTAATTCACCAGAAAGCACAGATCGAGCTATGGAGCTTATTTTCGAGCTTTTAGAAGATTATGAAGCCAACATCAAGGCTATACACGAATTAGCCGATAAAATAGAGGTTTATGAAGCCACTGCGCCAGAATTGGCAGACTTCAACAATCGTATGGCAAAACTTGACGAACTTGAAAAATTGGCGAAATGATGACCGATTATATTAATGATATGTTAAAAAACCAGTTTTTAAAGCGTGTTTATGTTTTATTATGATAAATGGGCATATTATCACCAAAAACGGTATTTTCAGCCTTTTCCTATTTGTGTATGTTAGAAAACTAATTTTTAAACAGCCCTAAAACGATAAATCAAAAATGACCCTAAAATAAATCGAAAATGATTTATCAATAAATCGAAAAAGATCTATGTTGCATTTTAAATTAAATCAAAAAAGATTCGACACAGTTCAAAAAAGATTTACACTATGTATATACCATTAAAAAAGGAAAAACATTATGGAAAATGAACTGAAATTATTAAAAATCGTTTTAAAAGCAGATTTAACAAAAGTTGAATTGAAAATCGTTGTATACCTACTAAATACAGGCGATAAGACGGTAAAACTAACAAATCCAGAAATGGCTTGCGCCTGCGGCATATTACCAGCCAATTTTAGACGAGCATTAAAAAAACTTGAAGAAAATCAAGTTGTTGGGCGTAGAAAAGATGGTATTTATATTCGTTCTATCAATTCTTGGAAAGCTTCAAAATAGTCATATTATTTGACATATATTTTTAATATGTCAAATAATATAAAAAGGTTAGAAAACCACTTTTTAAAGCCATTATAAGGAGCTAAATAATGATAGATTTTAAACACGACACGGTTAAGCTACATATAGCATTTGAAATAAAGAATGATTGCTATGTAAAAGTTACAAAATTAAATGAAGAAAAAAACAAAATGCTTCAAGATTTTATTGATGAAATTGAAATGAGAAAAGATACCGATTGGGATCTTGGCTTAGAGTTTCAAAATAGAATAATGCCTAAAATGGCATCTTTTGGCGGTCAGATTTCAGGACTTACAAGAATTGTAAAAAGTGAACTCGCTAAATATGTTTTAGGCGTTTTAGTAGATAATAATAAAAATTATTTTCAACAATTCACAACAATGAATTTTTTAGTATTCTCAAAATATTTCTTGGAAACATCACCAACCAACAAATCAATTTTACAATTTATTGATAATTCTATTGATTGGAAAACTAAAAACATCAACAATCCAAAGTTTGCCAGAAAAGAAAAATTCATTGAATATTTAGATAAATTGGATGTAGATAAAAGCGGTCATTTTTGGGGTGACTGGTTTAATGAAGAATATTCAAAATATCGTGAATTGGTTCAACGAGACAGCGCAAACGCTCGTGAAAATGTACGATTAATAAAAGAATCTATTAAATAAATATTTATATGTGTTGTATATTAATATGTTAAATGGGTAATACTCTAAAATAAGGATTGGGCTGTGGCGTTTTTAACGGATGATGAATTAAAATGTATGGGGTTTAAAAGCCTTGGTAAGTCGGTAAAAATTAGTGATAAAGCATCAATATACAATTGTAATGAAATTGAATTGGGTGATCACTCTAGAATTGATGATTTTTGTGTAGTATCAGGAAAGGTTAAAATAGGTAGAAATGTTCACTTCGCTACACACTGCTTAGTTGCAGGTGGTGAAGAAGGGTTAATATTTGATGATTTTTCTGGTTTAGCTTATAGCTGTCAAATCTTCACCCGTACTGATGATTATAGTGGTAGTAGCATGACCAACCCTACAGTTCCTGATAAATATAAGTTTGTAGTAAAAAAAGAAATGAGGGTGGGTAGGCATGCAATTGTCGGAGCTGGCTCTATTATTTTACCTGGTGTTAATTTAGCAGAAGGAACATCAATAGGTGCTTTGTCCTTAGTTAGGAAAAGTACACAGCCTTGGAGTATATATTTAGGTAATCCAGCTAAAAAGTTAAAGGATAGAAAAAAGGATTTACTGAAACTTGAAGAATTGTATTTAATTGAGGCATTATAATTTTACATAACACCTGTTAATGTACAGTTTAAAAAAGATCATTTAATGGTCTTTTTCTGTTAATTGCTATGTTAGAAAACCAGTTTTCAAACACTTGGCTTGATTATATTTTAATACATGATTAACTGATATACGAGTAAATAAAAAAGTTGGATTTTACACTTACGACAGGTCAATAAAAATAAGAAACAGACTACCAACGACTCTAAAATCTAAGTTTCTCATCGCTACGCTTGAGTAAACTTTAATTTTAGGTTGGCAATTGCATTGAGCTTAAAGACAAGGAGATCCAAACGCTAACGGAGAAATAGCAAATGAAAAAACAACGTTTATATCATTCACAATTTAACCATCACGGTTTTAGAAAAACCAAAGGTGCAAAATCAAGAGCGCACAGCTTACGTGCTGAAAACACACTTTTAAAACTCTATAAAGAACCGATCAAATTAAAAGATATTTGTTCTCCTGAACTAATTAAAAATAATCTTGTTTGGATTGATGGTAAAAAAGTTAATTCGCTGAATGGCGATCAACTTTTTGACACAATCACAAAATCGCTGGAAGTAGAGAAAAAAGAATATTTAGAAAAAATAAATAATGCTTATACGGATTCTGATAAAGCTAAATTGTCAGATAAAAGAGCAAAAGCAAAAACTTCATTAAAAAGATATGCTGATGGTTCTGATGATTTAGAAAAAGATTTTTGGATTAACTTAAAACAAAAATTAGGCAATGAAGAAATTGATCCCGAAAACGAAATTCTTGACTTAAAAAAAACTACTGATGGAAAGATAAAAAGGTTTAATCAAAAAATTAAACGTATTCAAGAATTGAAAGATTACAATTCACTTGTTGGTGTAAAATCAAGAAATACAGCTTATACAATATTTTCAAAAGAAATATTATACAAAATCCCTGATGATACAGAATTAAGTATTAAGCCAATGGATTTTGCAAACTTTGCAAACTCAATGAACAAAAAACTTTTTCCAGATTTTAAAGTAAATTATTTATTAGTTCAAGGTAAGGAATTTGAATGTTGCTGAGTTAGCATTGGCCCGTCTAAAAAAGCCAATTTCACCATCGCTGTTTTTTTAAAAGGTATCGAAAATATAATTATCGGGGATTTTATAACTGTTTTAGCCCTATTTCATGAGTTTTAGATACACTTATCCTACAAACCTTATTATGCTGCCCTCAATTCTGACTGAACTATCGCATGGGTGACTAAATCATTGACCGAATTTCCGACTCGGAAATTCGTAAACACCAGACGACTTTCACATAAAATACATTCGTACGGATCTACTTTTACATATCCTTTTAACATTGCGGCATACCCTGGCATTTTCGGCTCAGCTTCTATTGTCATACCTAAAGCTGCATAAACTCTAGGCAGAGCTTCTCCACGACGACGCATTGATAAAAAACCGTAGTATCGGATCATCTTGAAATGTTTATCAGGATAGTGCTCTACTATCCGTCTTATCATCTCTTCTGGTGATAATGTTAGGCTGTCTGTTGTTCCTGTTCGATGGTCTAAATAATTAAACGTTATCATTCCGCCTTTGGCGTAATGACTTAAACGTGACGCTGAAATCGGGGGCCGTTTTAAATACCGACCAAGATAGTTCATCGTCGGTTTTACATTATTTGTCTTTTTAGCAAAATGAAGCTTCCAACGACGATTATATTGACTGCTTAAAAAGCGTGACCAATCCGTTTTATTACGGATATAGGGGCATTCTTCGCTTGATAAATCAAGCTCATAATAAGCCTTACCCAATAAACTGACGATAGCCGCTCTCCAACAAGGCTCTGTCGTTTTCATTTGGAAGTAAATGGGTTTCCATAAACCGGTACGTTCACAAATTCCCCCACGAGTGACCGATAAATGTAAGTGCGTATTCCAATTCAGTTTTCGACCGTAAGTATGAAGAGCACAAAAGATACCGACATCTATTCCTTTATCTTTTGCCCATCCCAGCAGAATGTTTGCAGCACATTTGAATAATTTATTTAACAGCCAACGGTTATGACGAAAGATAGGCCATAGCGTGTTTGGAAGGGTAAAGGTGATGTGTTGATATTCGCATTCAGGGAAGACATGTTGTTGCTTTTGTATCCATCGCTCTGTGGCTTTCATGCCACAGCTACTGCACGCTCGAGATTTACAGGTTTGGTGAATATATTTGATATGGGTACAGTCAGGGTTGCAACAATGATATTCGCGAGAGCCAAAAGCCGCTGTCCCACAGGACAGCATCTTTGTGACATTTTCAATCACGACCGCTCTTAGGTTAGCTTTGTTATTATGAAGAAATTTAAGCCAGTTATTTTGACTATTAAATAATTGTTTCAGGGGTTTATATGCGTGCATGGCGATAGGATAAACGATTTATTGGCAACAATGGAAGAGGTTGAGTCCTTTTGATTTGCGCCGTAGGCGCCTATTGTTCGTGTGTCCTGCACTCCCTGTGAATGGACGTACGGTCTACAACGGTCATTTATTTGTATTTGGTGAGTTATTAAGTGATTCAGGAATGCGAAATCACCCAGTCACACCAATGATGGATTCAAACATTGTTCGTTTAATGGATGGTCAATCTAAAGGGACATCAGGTCTAGTTAATTTCCAAACGATAGAGCAGGGTGTTGATGTAACAATAGCTCGTTTTGATGAGCTAAAAACACAAGGTCATACCTATGCGGTGGTGGATGCATTTACTACAGAGCATCTTGTTACTCTAGGCCAAGCCGCTAAATCATTTAAGCTAATTACTGGCGGGTCTGGTTTAGCTGCTGGGATTGCCAAAAACTGGGTTGAGAATTTAACGGATCAAAGTGATGCCAAGCAAAAAGGCTATCCGGCGAAGGCTCCAACTGTAGTGTTCTCAGGCTCATGTTCTGTAATGACTAATCAGCAAGTGAGTATCTATAAAGAGAAAGCCCCTCATCTTTCGATTGATGTAAAAGCGTGTCTAACCAATAAACAATACGTAAATGATGTCTTTGATTGGGTAATGACAAACAACCACGCAGAGTTGGCTCCCTTAGTGTATGCAACAGCAGATACTGCAACATTAAAGGCGATTCAAAAAGAATTCGGGGCTCATGCTTCAAGTCACGCGGTAGAGCAATTCTTTAGTGAGTTAGCCATTCAATTGCAATCGCATGGGGTGAAGAACTTTATTGTTGCAGGTGGTGAAACCTCTGGTGTTGTGACACAAAGCCTTGCCGTTAAAGGATTTCATATTGGTCCTCAAATCGCTCCCGACGTGCCATGGGTAAAATCTCTTGATGGCACATTATCGTTGGCTTTGAAATCTGGAAACTTCGGAGATGAAAACTTCTTCGCTAAAGCACAAGGATTTTTCTTATGACAGAACAACAACTCAGAGACCAAATGGTTGAGTTAGCTCGCTCTATGTTTGAGCGAGGCTATGCAACGGGTGGTGCTGGTAATTTATCGCTCAAATTACCTAATGGTCATTTTCTTGCTACGCCAACAGGATCATCATTTGGTCGTTTAGTGGCAGAAGATCTGTCAGTGGTGGATGTGGATGGTAATCATATTTCAGGGAAAAAACCGTCAAAAGAAGTGGCATTTCACTTAGCTATTTATCGTAATAGTTTGCAATGTAATGCGATAGTCCACTTACATTCTACCTATTTAACGGCGCTTTCCTGTTTAGAAGGGTTAGATCCTGAGAATGCGATTCAACCATTTACCCCTTATTACGTGATGAGAATTGGTCAGCTACCAGTGATCCCGT
Protein-coding sequences here:
- a CDS encoding ArsR/SmtB family transcription factor codes for the protein MDIEIVAKALKELGHPTRLAIYKSVVRAGYKGIAVGGLQEKLDIPGSTLSHHVSGLASAGLISQRREGRTLFCVAEYEKLTSVIGFLQDECCFDEACEEEE
- a CDS encoding IS91-like element ISVsa9 family transposase, producing the protein MHAYKPLKQLFNSQNNWLKFLHNNKANLRAVVIENVTKMLSCGTAAFGSREYHCCNPDCTHIKYIHQTCKSRACSSCGMKATERWIQKQQHVFPECEYQHITFTLPNTLWPIFRHNRWLLNKLFKCAANILLGWAKDKGIDVGIFCALHTYGRKLNWNTHLHLSVTRGGICERTGLWKPIYFQMKTTEPCWRAAIVSLLGKAYYELDLSSEECPYIRNKTDWSRFLSSQYNRRWKLHFAKKTNNVKPTMNYLGRYLKRPPISASRLSHYAKGGMITFNYLDHRTGTTDSLTLSPEEMIRRIVEHYPDKHFKMIRYYGFLSMRRRGEALPRVYAALGMTIEAEPKMPGYAAMLKGYVKVDPYECILCESRLVFTNFRVGNSVNDLVTHAIVQSELRAA
- a CDS encoding helix-turn-helix domain-containing protein, whose product is MENELKLLKIVLKADLTKVELKIVVYLLNTGDKTVKLTNPEMACACGILPANFRRALKKLEENQVVGRRKDGIYIRSINSWKASK
- a CDS encoding acyltransferase; the protein is MAFLTDDELKCMGFKSLGKSVKISDKASIYNCNEIELGDHSRIDDFCVVSGKVKIGRNVHFATHCLVAGGEEGLIFDDFSGLAYSCQIFTRTDDYSGSSMTNPTVPDKYKFVVKKEMRVGRHAIVGAGSIILPGVNLAEGTSIGALSLVRKSTQPWSIYLGNPAKKLKDRKKDLLKLEELYLIEAL
- the otnC gene encoding 3-oxo-tetronate 4-phosphate decarboxylase, which gives rise to MTEQQLRDQMVELARSMFERGYATGGAGNLSLKLPNGHFLATPTGSSFGRLVAEDLSVVDVDGNHISGKKPSKEVAFHLAIYRNSLQCNAIVHLHSTYLTALSCLEGLDPENAIQPFTPYYVMRIGQLPVIPYLRPGEPKIAEELAKRASDYRSFLLANHGPVVTGTDFVDAVDNAEELEETAKLAFLLKDKVIRYLTDKEVDDLKGRGK